From the Pseudarthrobacter sp. MM222 genome, one window contains:
- a CDS encoding CBS domain-containing protein → MSTVARDIMTGGVECVGEKETLEQAARKLKELDVGSLPICGEDNRLKGMLTDRDIVVKCLAEGGDPRSVTAGELGEGKPVTIGADDSIEQAIRTMQEHKVRRLPVIDGHELVGILSQADIARNYPEERVGELVEFISY, encoded by the coding sequence ATGTCCACTGTTGCCAGAGACATCATGACCGGCGGTGTTGAGTGCGTCGGTGAGAAGGAGACACTGGAGCAGGCAGCCCGGAAACTGAAGGAGCTCGACGTCGGGTCCTTGCCGATCTGCGGGGAGGACAACCGGCTCAAAGGGATGCTGACGGACCGCGACATCGTGGTCAAGTGCCTCGCCGAAGGCGGCGACCCGCGCTCGGTGACGGCCGGCGAACTCGGCGAGGGGAAACCCGTAACCATCGGCGCCGACGACAGCATCGAACAGGCCATTCGGACCATGCAGGAACACAAGGTCCGCCGACTCCCGGTGATAGACGGCCATGAACTGGTCGGCATACTGAGTCAGGCCGATATCGCGCGCAATTATCCGGAGGAGCGCGTCGGGGAGCTCGTCGAATTCATTTCCTACTGA
- a CDS encoding DUF2795 domain-containing protein — translation MSDKPNPIEIQKFLAGVNYPADRSTLISTAEKEGADGDALNALKNIPDKEYDGPTAVSSAVSNTDKK, via the coding sequence GTGAGCGATAAACCAAACCCCATCGAGATCCAGAAGTTCCTGGCCGGGGTCAATTACCCAGCCGACCGCTCCACTCTCATTTCGACGGCCGAGAAGGAGGGCGCAGACGGCGACGCGCTGAATGCACTCAAAAACATTCCGGACAAGGAATACGACGGCCCCACGGCTGTGAGCTCTGCCGTCTCGAATACCGACAAAAAGTAG
- the nhaA gene encoding Na+/H+ antiporter NhaA, with product MSHPSSPVPPPSSAPSRTVFSRNSYAEVLRIGQILRKETVGGALLVAAAVIALIWANSPASGGYFALRDFTIGYEPWHLDLSLGAWAADGLLAIFFFLVGLELKREFIAGDLRQPSKSVVPVAAAVGGVVLPALIYALVNFGSPGTLRGWAIPTATDIAFAVAVLAIIGSHLPSALRIFLLTLAVVDDLLAITIIAVFYTSDLQPVPLLLALIPLGLYTFLAQKYRRFFGVKAGAAWLILLPLGVMVWALVHASGIHATVAGVLLGFAVPVLRSQASGGPAAGPGLAEVFEHRFRPLSAGIAVPVFAFFSAGVAVGGWEGLGSALGSPVAVGIILALVLGKPLGILGTTWLLTKATKARLDESFKWIDILGVAILAGIGFTVSLLVAELSFGHGSVHDDHAKVGILAASLLAALLATVVLRTRNRHYREAEEDEKIDSDHDGIPDVYQQDSGG from the coding sequence ATGAGCCACCCGTCTTCTCCCGTCCCGCCGCCGTCCTCCGCGCCGTCCCGCACTGTCTTCAGCCGGAACAGCTATGCCGAAGTGTTGCGGATCGGGCAAATCCTCCGGAAAGAAACGGTGGGCGGTGCCCTGCTGGTGGCGGCGGCCGTGATTGCCCTCATCTGGGCCAACTCGCCGGCGTCCGGCGGCTACTTTGCCCTCCGGGACTTCACCATCGGCTACGAGCCGTGGCACCTGGACCTAAGCCTGGGGGCCTGGGCCGCCGACGGGCTGCTCGCCATCTTCTTCTTCCTGGTCGGGCTCGAGCTCAAACGGGAATTCATCGCCGGGGACCTGCGCCAGCCCAGCAAGTCGGTCGTTCCGGTGGCCGCCGCCGTCGGGGGCGTTGTCCTTCCGGCCCTCATCTACGCCCTGGTCAATTTCGGCAGTCCCGGGACCCTGCGAGGCTGGGCCATCCCCACCGCCACCGACATCGCCTTCGCAGTCGCGGTGCTGGCCATCATCGGATCGCATCTCCCGAGCGCCCTGCGCATTTTCCTGTTGACCCTCGCCGTGGTGGACGATCTGCTGGCCATCACCATCATCGCGGTCTTCTACACCAGCGACCTCCAGCCGGTGCCGCTCCTGCTGGCCCTGATTCCGCTGGGCCTCTACACCTTCCTGGCGCAAAAGTACCGCCGCTTCTTCGGCGTCAAGGCCGGTGCCGCCTGGCTGATCCTGCTGCCGCTAGGCGTGATGGTCTGGGCGCTGGTCCATGCCTCCGGCATCCACGCCACTGTGGCTGGCGTCCTGCTGGGCTTTGCCGTCCCGGTCCTCCGCTCCCAGGCCAGCGGCGGCCCGGCGGCCGGGCCCGGGCTGGCGGAGGTCTTCGAACACCGTTTCCGTCCTCTCTCCGCCGGCATCGCGGTGCCGGTCTTTGCCTTTTTCTCGGCCGGTGTTGCGGTGGGCGGCTGGGAGGGACTCGGCTCGGCCCTCGGCAGCCCGGTGGCCGTGGGCATCATCCTTGCCCTCGTTCTGGGTAAGCCGCTCGGCATCCTCGGCACCACCTGGTTGCTGACCAAGGCCACCAAGGCCCGCCTGGATGAGTCGTTCAAGTGGATCGACATCCTGGGTGTGGCAATCCTGGCCGGCATCGGCTTCACGGTTTCGCTGCTGGTTGCCGAGCTGAGCTTCGGTCATGGCAGTGTCCACGACGATCATGCCAAGGTTGGGATTTTGGCAGCCTCCCTGCTGGCCGCACTGCTGGCCACTGTGGTGTTGCGGACCCGGAACCGGCATTACCGTGAGGCCGAGGAGGACGAGAAAATCGACTCGGACCACGATGGCATCCCGGACGTCTACCAGCAGGACAGCGGCGGGTAG
- a CDS encoding MBL fold metallo-hydrolase, protein MDVIVIETPQLGDRSYLVHDGEVALVIDPQRDIDRVEAAARDAGVRITHVAETHLHNDYLTGGFALARAHGASYLVNAAEPVEFERQPITDGQTVRVGALNVKAIATPGHTHTHLSFIVDDGATQAVFSGGSLLYGSVGRTDLVAAADTVGLTHDQYSSVRRLVAEAAAGAALFPTHGFGSFCSSGPASGAGSSTIAEQMTANHALTDADEDHFVRELVANLTAYPSYYAHMAVANARGPGPAELAVPESLDTAELARRLAAGEWVVDLRQRVAFAHQHLHGSVSFEYGNSFSTYLGWLLPLQEPLTLVGSLADVENAVRDLSRIGIDAPDAAVGTDPHALAPQAVLDSYPRVGWDGVLAGRSPADTVLDVRRADEYARSRVAGAVNIPLHDLLPRLADVPAGKLWVHCATGYRAGIAASLLSRAGRDVRHIDARFRDAGSAGIRLDQVRAAPG, encoded by the coding sequence ATGGACGTCATTGTGATCGAGACCCCACAACTGGGGGACCGCAGCTACCTCGTCCATGACGGTGAGGTGGCGCTGGTCATTGACCCGCAGCGGGACATCGACCGGGTGGAAGCCGCTGCCCGGGACGCCGGGGTCCGGATCACGCACGTGGCGGAAACCCACCTGCACAACGACTACCTCACCGGGGGCTTTGCCCTGGCGCGGGCGCACGGCGCGAGCTACCTTGTGAACGCTGCGGAGCCCGTGGAGTTCGAACGCCAGCCGATCACGGACGGCCAGACTGTCCGGGTCGGCGCGCTGAACGTCAAGGCCATCGCCACCCCAGGTCACACCCACACGCACCTGTCCTTCATCGTGGACGACGGCGCGACGCAAGCCGTTTTCTCCGGCGGCAGCCTGCTCTACGGCTCGGTCGGCCGCACGGACCTCGTTGCCGCGGCCGACACGGTCGGTCTCACCCACGACCAGTACTCCTCGGTGCGTCGCCTGGTCGCGGAGGCCGCCGCCGGCGCGGCCCTCTTCCCGACGCACGGCTTCGGCTCGTTCTGCTCCTCGGGACCGGCCAGTGGCGCGGGATCCTCGACTATCGCCGAGCAGATGACCGCCAACCACGCACTCACAGACGCGGACGAGGACCACTTCGTCCGCGAACTCGTCGCCAACCTCACCGCCTACCCCTCCTACTACGCCCACATGGCCGTGGCCAACGCCCGGGGACCGGGCCCGGCGGAGCTGGCCGTGCCGGAATCGCTGGACACCGCGGAGCTCGCCCGGCGCCTCGCGGCCGGCGAATGGGTGGTGGACCTGCGGCAGCGCGTTGCGTTCGCCCACCAGCACCTGCACGGCAGTGTGAGCTTCGAATACGGCAACAGTTTCAGCACCTATCTGGGCTGGCTCCTGCCGTTGCAGGAGCCGTTGACCCTGGTCGGTTCCCTTGCCGATGTGGAGAATGCAGTCCGCGACCTCTCACGGATCGGCATCGACGCCCCGGACGCGGCCGTCGGAACGGACCCGCACGCGCTGGCACCCCAGGCCGTCCTGGACTCCTATCCCCGGGTGGGCTGGGACGGCGTGCTGGCCGGCCGTTCGCCGGCGGACACCGTCCTCGATGTGCGCCGCGCCGACGAATACGCGAGGTCACGGGTGGCCGGCGCCGTGAACATCCCGCTCCATGATCTGCTGCCGCGCCTGGCGGATGTGCCCGCCGGGAAGCTGTGGGTGCACTGCGCCACCGGCTACCGGGCCGGCATTGCAGCCAGCCTGCTGAGCCGTGCGGGCCGGGACGTGAGGCACATCGACGCCAGGTTCCGCGATGCGGGATCCGCCGGGATCCGCCTCGACCAGGTCCGCGCTGCCCCCGGCTGA
- a CDS encoding carbohydrate kinase family protein has protein sequence MLTVIGEGLVDVVQRSSGIQAHVGGSPLNVAVGLARLDHPVQFIGRYGRDAYGEAVAAHLRSSSVLLPVGPDELPTSVATALIDDDGAASYTFDLAWELPGLADRLPFMLQGTTLLHTGSIATMLAPGAADVLAAVEHAHPSVTISFDPNCRPSIIMDVDYARRQTEKFVSLADVVKASDEDLAWLYPGEGPLDSARRWLSLGGSEGPALVVVTRGAEGPWGVNASGEAQFAAPSVNVADTVGAGDSFMAALLSGVVDLGLDGAQNRKGLRELSADNLRDLLARAAWAAAVTVSRAGANPPTRAELNRMELEAQASLPADSGTTDPESADLPII, from the coding sequence ATGCTCACAGTAATTGGCGAGGGCCTCGTCGACGTCGTCCAGCGCTCCTCCGGTATTCAGGCCCATGTGGGCGGAAGCCCCCTCAATGTTGCGGTAGGGCTGGCGAGGCTGGACCACCCGGTGCAGTTCATCGGCCGCTACGGAAGGGATGCCTACGGCGAAGCGGTGGCGGCGCATCTGCGATCCAGTTCGGTGCTGCTCCCGGTGGGACCGGACGAGCTTCCCACCAGCGTAGCCACCGCACTGATCGACGACGACGGCGCCGCCAGCTACACCTTCGACCTCGCCTGGGAGCTGCCCGGCCTCGCGGACCGGCTGCCGTTCATGCTGCAGGGCACCACCCTGCTGCACACAGGGTCGATCGCCACGATGCTCGCCCCCGGCGCCGCGGACGTGCTGGCCGCCGTCGAGCATGCCCATCCCTCCGTGACCATCAGCTTCGATCCGAACTGCCGCCCCAGCATCATCATGGACGTGGACTACGCGCGCCGGCAAACCGAAAAGTTCGTCTCTCTTGCCGACGTTGTCAAGGCCTCGGACGAGGACCTGGCCTGGCTCTACCCCGGGGAGGGCCCGCTGGATTCGGCCCGCCGCTGGCTGTCCCTGGGCGGCTCGGAGGGCCCGGCCCTGGTGGTGGTGACGCGCGGCGCGGAGGGGCCCTGGGGTGTCAACGCCTCCGGCGAAGCCCAGTTCGCTGCTCCTTCAGTCAATGTGGCGGACACCGTGGGCGCCGGCGATTCCTTCATGGCAGCGCTGCTGTCCGGGGTCGTGGATCTCGGACTCGACGGGGCCCAGAACCGCAAGGGCCTTCGCGAACTGTCCGCCGACAACCTCCGCGACCTCCTGGCGCGCGCGGCGTGGGCAGCTGCTGTGACGGTGTCGCGCGCCGGCGCCAACCCGCCAACCCGCGCAGAACTGAACCGGATGGAGCTCGAAGCTCAGGCGTCCCTGCCTGCGGATTCGGGGACCACCGACCCTGAAAGTGCCGATCTCCCCATCATCTGA
- a CDS encoding YbhB/YbcL family Raf kinase inhibitor-like protein, translating into MTSHDAPTFHVSSGSFQDGQTLPAPQRSGKMRAGGQDESPQLSWSGAPAGTRSYAVTVFDPDAPGRGGFWHWAVLDLPADVTSLPAGAGAEGGRELPPGALQLKNDAGFHGYLGAAPPPGHGPHRYVVTVHALDVEQSGLDNRTSPASLEAKLSRHTLARATLTGIYERH; encoded by the coding sequence ATGACAAGCCACGACGCCCCGACTTTCCACGTCAGCAGCGGGTCGTTCCAGGACGGCCAAACCCTTCCGGCGCCGCAGCGCAGCGGCAAGATGCGGGCCGGCGGCCAGGACGAGTCCCCGCAGCTGAGCTGGAGCGGCGCACCGGCCGGAACCCGGAGCTACGCCGTGACCGTGTTCGATCCGGATGCCCCCGGCCGCGGCGGGTTTTGGCACTGGGCGGTCCTGGACCTCCCGGCCGATGTTACGTCGCTGCCGGCCGGGGCGGGCGCAGAGGGCGGGCGCGAGCTCCCGCCGGGCGCCCTGCAGCTGAAGAACGACGCCGGCTTCCACGGCTACCTGGGGGCAGCGCCGCCGCCTGGCCATGGTCCGCACCGCTACGTCGTCACGGTCCACGCCCTCGACGTCGAGCAGTCCGGACTGGACAACCGCACCTCCCCGGCAAGCCTCGAAGCCAAGCTCTCCCGCCACACCCTGGCCCGGGCCACCCTGACAGGGATCTACGAACGGCATTAG
- a CDS encoding HAD family hydrolase, which produces MRLVASDIDGTILGHDGKISDRTVRAFHACREAGVELVFVTGRPPRWLHPLEDQLGHTGTVICSNGAVVWDLEADRVVSAQGLDLDAVFETRRIIQRIRPSALFAAETLTGFHLEPGFIENGSSELLAEFTPAPLHSTLTVNDSVVKFLAVVREGTADEFLAEVTPAVAHLAAATHSAPNIALLELSLPGVNKAVTLAEYAASLGIEAGDVVAFGDMPNDIEMLRWAGDGYAMASGHPEAIRAAGQQAPHFDDDGVAQILEAKLAALGVRLP; this is translated from the coding sequence ATGCGGCTGGTAGCAAGTGACATTGACGGAACGATCCTCGGCCACGACGGCAAAATCAGCGACCGCACGGTCCGCGCCTTCCATGCCTGCCGCGAAGCCGGGGTGGAACTGGTCTTCGTCACGGGACGCCCGCCGCGCTGGCTACACCCGCTGGAGGACCAGCTGGGGCACACCGGGACAGTCATCTGCTCCAACGGCGCCGTGGTCTGGGACCTCGAAGCTGACCGGGTGGTTTCGGCCCAGGGCCTGGACCTCGACGCCGTGTTCGAGACGCGCCGCATCATCCAGCGGATCCGGCCCTCGGCACTGTTCGCCGCTGAAACCCTGACCGGATTCCACCTGGAGCCGGGCTTTATCGAGAACGGTTCCAGCGAGCTGCTCGCCGAATTTACCCCGGCGCCGCTGCACAGCACGCTCACTGTGAACGATTCCGTGGTGAAGTTCCTCGCCGTCGTGAGAGAGGGCACCGCGGACGAGTTCCTCGCCGAAGTGACGCCCGCCGTCGCGCATCTGGCCGCGGCGACGCATTCGGCGCCAAACATCGCCCTGCTCGAACTGTCCCTCCCGGGCGTCAACAAGGCCGTCACGCTCGCCGAGTACGCAGCGTCCCTGGGTATCGAGGCCGGCGACGTGGTGGCGTTCGGGGACATGCCCAACGACATCGAAATGCTGCGCTGGGCCGGGGATGGGTACGCGATGGCCAGCGGCCACCCGGAAGCCATCCGCGCGGCCGGCCAACAGGCCCCCCACTTCGACGATGACGGCGTCGCGCAGATCCTCGAGGCCAAGCTCGCAGCCCTGGGCGTCCGCCTTCCCTGA
- a CDS encoding glycerophosphodiester phosphodiesterase, giving the protein MNTPLLPYFSAGGAAEAPLALAHRGFSREGLENSMAAFGAAVDLGFRHLETDVHTTADGALLLFHDEVLDRITDGNGRISELSASTVARARIGGTEPIPLLAELITKYPDVRLNLDVKDWNSVATLVAAIERYDLHDRVLVASFSDRRRRAVQKQLSRPAAGSAGIVSNGLLVLLGPVLPAALLRLVTRRALRGVQALQVPVRYGAVTVVTLGFVKRAHRLGLQVHVWTINEPAEMHRLLDLGVDGIVTDRADLLKVVLQQRGAWRN; this is encoded by the coding sequence ATGAACACGCCGCTCCTCCCGTACTTCTCCGCCGGCGGAGCCGCCGAAGCACCCCTCGCCTTGGCTCACCGCGGCTTCTCCCGGGAGGGCCTGGAAAACTCCATGGCCGCGTTCGGCGCCGCCGTGGATCTCGGCTTCCGGCATCTTGAGACGGACGTGCACACCACGGCCGACGGCGCGCTGCTGCTGTTCCACGACGAGGTCCTGGATCGGATCACGGATGGCAACGGACGAATCTCGGAGCTGTCTGCGTCGACTGTGGCGCGCGCCCGGATCGGCGGAACGGAACCGATCCCGCTGCTAGCCGAACTCATCACCAAGTACCCGGACGTCCGGCTGAACCTCGACGTCAAGGACTGGAACTCGGTGGCCACCCTGGTGGCGGCAATCGAGCGTTACGATTTGCATGACCGCGTGCTGGTGGCCAGCTTTTCGGATCGCCGGCGCCGTGCCGTGCAGAAGCAGCTCAGCCGCCCGGCCGCCGGCTCCGCCGGAATCGTCTCCAACGGCCTCTTGGTCCTGCTGGGGCCGGTGTTGCCCGCCGCGCTGCTTCGGCTGGTGACGCGCAGGGCGCTCCGCGGAGTCCAGGCGCTGCAGGTACCCGTCCGCTACGGGGCCGTGACGGTGGTGACGCTGGGCTTCGTGAAGCGCGCCCACCGGCTCGGCCTGCAGGTGCACGTCTGGACCATCAACGAGCCGGCGGAGATGCACCGGCTGCTGGACCTGGGCGTTGACGGGATTGTCACGGACCGCGCCGACCTTCTCAAGGTCGTGCTCCAGCAGCGCGGCGCATGGCGGAACTGA
- a CDS encoding ADP-dependent NAD(P)H-hydrate dehydratase produces MPMSIPAELVTPTLLRGWPLPGGGSGKDDRGSVLVIGGARMTPGAALLSGVAALRSGAGRLTLAVAESVAVQLAIALPEAGVLGLPETPAGSVAGSCATTLADELESADAVLVGPGLDDKDEATALLRGMLAMPADGTPPAIILDAFALGSLPELEGELGPWADRLILTPNVTEAGILLGRDVDDLHRDVPDLADKYQAVVSCQGVIAAPRRGGKAGGGADQNGSGHWEITTGHSGLGTSGSGDVLSGIIAGLRARGTTNSQAACWGTHLHAAAGDRLASRLGGLGYLARELTEELPPLMMELSS; encoded by the coding sequence ATGCCAATGTCCATCCCCGCTGAACTCGTCACGCCGACCCTGCTGAGGGGCTGGCCGTTGCCCGGCGGCGGGTCGGGAAAGGATGACCGCGGCTCGGTCCTGGTGATTGGCGGGGCCAGGATGACGCCCGGGGCGGCACTTCTTTCCGGGGTCGCGGCGCTCCGGTCCGGTGCCGGCCGGCTCACCCTGGCCGTGGCCGAGTCCGTTGCGGTGCAGCTGGCGATCGCGCTCCCCGAGGCCGGCGTGCTGGGCTTGCCGGAAACCCCGGCGGGATCCGTCGCCGGTTCGTGCGCCACCACCCTCGCCGACGAGCTGGAGTCCGCGGACGCCGTCCTGGTGGGACCTGGCCTGGACGACAAGGACGAGGCGACGGCGCTGCTCCGCGGGATGCTCGCGATGCCGGCGGACGGCACGCCGCCGGCCATCATCCTGGACGCCTTCGCCCTGGGCAGCCTGCCGGAGCTGGAGGGCGAGCTTGGCCCGTGGGCGGACCGGCTGATCCTGACCCCCAATGTCACCGAGGCCGGCATCCTGCTCGGCCGCGACGTGGACGACCTGCACCGGGACGTGCCTGACCTAGCCGACAAATACCAGGCCGTGGTGAGCTGCCAGGGGGTCATTGCGGCCCCGCGCCGCGGTGGGAAGGCGGGCGGCGGCGCTGACCAGAACGGGTCGGGCCACTGGGAAATCACCACCGGGCACAGCGGGCTGGGCACTTCGGGTAGCGGGGACGTGCTCTCCGGGATCATTGCCGGTCTCCGGGCCCGCGGAACAACCAACTCCCAGGCCGCCTGCTGGGGCACGCACCTGCATGCCGCCGCCGGCGATCGGCTTGCCAGCCGGCTGGGAGGACTGGGCTATCTTGCCCGCGAACTCACCGAAGAGCTCCCGCCGCTGATGATGGAACTCTCCAGCTGA
- a CDS encoding histidine phosphatase family protein, with product MNANGQTAGPGRGSPGLTQLLLVRHGESQGNLAATLAHQAGAHVIQVPARDADVELSDTGREQALALGRLLAGFPEESRAVVWSSPYIRARQTAELAVTTGGWQTPVLIDERLRDRELGILDMLTSLGVEARLPEEAERRRWLGKFYYRPPGGESWADVVLRVRSLLWDLDLRHPGQKVMLVCHDAVILLIRYVLEGLTESELLDIAATSTILNASVSRFVRPEGTGPWQLESFNMADHLMSEGVPVTQHSGDANVHPR from the coding sequence GTGAACGCAAACGGACAGACCGCCGGCCCGGGCCGCGGCTCACCCGGCCTGACGCAGCTGTTGCTGGTCCGCCACGGCGAAAGCCAAGGAAACCTCGCCGCGACGCTGGCGCATCAGGCCGGCGCGCACGTGATCCAGGTGCCCGCCCGTGACGCCGACGTCGAACTGTCCGACACCGGACGGGAGCAGGCGCTGGCCCTGGGCCGGCTGCTGGCAGGCTTCCCGGAGGAAAGCCGCGCCGTCGTCTGGTCCTCGCCCTACATCCGGGCGCGGCAGACCGCGGAACTCGCCGTCACCACCGGCGGCTGGCAGACACCGGTCTTGATTGATGAACGGCTCCGCGACCGCGAACTCGGCATCCTCGACATGCTCACCTCCCTCGGAGTGGAAGCGCGGCTACCCGAGGAGGCCGAACGCAGGCGGTGGCTGGGCAAGTTCTACTACCGCCCGCCCGGCGGCGAGTCCTGGGCCGACGTCGTACTGCGCGTGCGCTCCCTGCTCTGGGATCTGGACCTCCGGCACCCCGGGCAAAAAGTCATGCTCGTCTGCCACGACGCCGTGATCCTGCTGATCCGGTACGTCCTGGAAGGCCTGACGGAGAGTGAACTCCTGGACATCGCCGCCACCTCCACAATCCTCAATGCCTCGGTCAGCCGCTTCGTCCGACCGGAGGGCACCGGCCCTTGGCAGCTGGAAAGTTTCAACATGGCCGACCACCTGATGAGCGAAGGCGTTCCGGTGACCCAACACTCAGGAGATGCCAATGTCCATCCCCGCTGA